Within Caproicibacterium argilliputei, the genomic segment AGAATGCACTGGAAATCGCGCAGCTGCTGCAGAAAAATGGGGTTGTGTCCTCCGCACAGAAGTTTTTGGACGTGCTGAACACAGATGCTTTTGACAACACCTACACCATGGTGTCCGCCCTGAAGAGCCTTACTGGGCGGTACTACAAATTTGAGGGGTACCTGTTCCCAGATACGTATGAATTCTATCAGGATGAGGACCCGCAGAATGTACTGCAGAAAATGCTGGATGACGCTAATGACCATTTGACCAAGCAGATTCGGGACGAGGCAAAGAAGAACAACATGACACTGGATCAGCTTCTAACCATGGCGTCCATCATTCAGGCAGAGTCTGCAGACACCGCCGATATGCGCAACGTTTCTTCGGTTCTGCACAACCGCCTAAAATACGGGAGCAAGTATCAGATCTATACCCTGGACTGCGACTCCACCACCTACTATCCGTACCGCTCCAAAAGCGCGGTGCCCACAGCTAAGGGAAAGAACTATAAGAGTAAGTACGATACCTACACGGTGAAAGGTTTGCCTGCCGGTGCTATTTGTAACCCTGGCATGGCGGCCATTGACGCGGCGCTTCACCCGAATGAAACGGATTATCTGTACTTCTGTCACAATCCGAAAACCAAGCAGGCGTACTACGCAAGCAATGCGCAGGAACACGCCGATAATCTAGAAGAGGCAGGACTGACTTCATGAAAGCAACAAGACCAGCACCCCGTCTGCCGGAGCTTTTAGCACCGGCAGGGGACATGGAACGACTGAAAGCGGCCATTCAGTTTGGGGCGGACGCCGTTTATTTGGCAGGCACCGCGTTTGGTATGCGCAGTGCACCCTCCAATTTTACGCCGGAGCAGCTTGTCCAAGCGGTGGAGTACGCGCACAGCCGGGGTGTCCGCATTTACCTGACTACCAACATTATCCCGCGCAACCGCGACATTG encodes:
- the mltG gene encoding endolytic transglycosylase MltG, whose amino-acid sequence is MTENEHPQSLNSFSGSEAMKAEAAREAADEKRARRNHKRRNKEKRRRNRRFFRLIWWFMVVLVAIILGQFLITGLNDVLAVDRSSVNVTVEIPSSVTEASVKPSALRKLSGAKLREAQATNREVTKKVAEILQKAGAVDNPDFFCLYARLRKADGCFHNGTWQIDTKTDYEQLINTFESNEGRKDIVKVTIPEGQNALEIAQLLQKNGVVSSAQKFLDVLNTDAFDNTYTMVSALKSLTGRYYKFEGYLFPDTYEFYQDEDPQNVLQKMLDDANDHLTKQIRDEAKKNNMTLDQLLTMASIIQAESADTADMRNVSSVLHNRLKYGSKYQIYTLDCDSTTYYPYRSKSAVPTAKGKNYKSKYDTYTVKGLPAGAICNPGMAAIDAALHPNETDYLYFCHNPKTKQAYYASNAQEHADNLEEAGLTS